Within Rhododendron vialii isolate Sample 1 chromosome 12a, ASM3025357v1, the genomic segment AGATAATATgctaataattttaaataaattcgGATATCAATGTATGTTTCACAGACGTTAATATATTTTTACAAATATTAATACATATTTCTCGAATATCAGTACATATTTTACCTAATATCCTACATCATTTGGGCAAAACTTAGAATAATCCTTAATTCTAAAGCACTCTACTTTCTTGAAATTGATTGATTTATCCATCGTGCAGCCGATTTGATTAGGTGATAATTTGAAccgttatttttatttttcaccgTCAGAACTTGAAGACCGATAACCACTGTTTGTTTAGTGCAGTTCGTCAATCATTGTCTCCTCTTTTGTGAAGGTCTTGGGTTTGAGCCCCACAGGGGCAGGCTTTTTAGGGgcccagggctatggatagcttctggtttccctgtgctaactctaacatcTCCCACTAACCCACGCTGATGTATATCGttgtgaccaaaaaaaaaaaaaagaacttgaaGACCAAAATGGTTTAGGAAATTCGGTGGTGTTGTTACTTTTAAGAGGGTGTGTTGCgagctactccctccgtctcagtTTATTTAtccaatttcgacatacgtgtctttcaaaaaattatctatatctcataatctataatgttatacataattttgaaaacatcatattttagacctaattgagatctatcaaataatatccatatttcatataaaaaatattataaattgaaacatatagacaattttgtagaAGGTCCTAAATagtgaaaatagaaaaacaaatcgagacggagggagtatgaattTGCATTTTGCATCGTGCGGACTTGCGTTTTGAGTATTGGGGAATAGTTTTTGAAATGGATTTTACAATAATGCATTATGAAAAATATAACTTGATACTAGAGCTGCAAACGACCTGAGCTACTCGCGAAGAGCTCAAGGCTTGGCTCGTTAGGGCTGCACTCGGCTAGGCTAGACTCGTTAAGTAatcgagtcgagctcgagttttgggttcatttagtaaatgagtcgAGCTTAACACTCTAAAGCTTGGCTCGGCTCCAAAAAGCTTGGCTCATAAAGTAGACTCgactagtttataaaaacttgttTGATTAATGAATGAATCATACTCGTTTCGTTAAGAGCTTCGTTTATAGACAAGCCAAACTTGAGCATGAAGTTTTGGCTCGGTTATTAAACAAGTTGCGCTCTAAATACATCAATACTATGCTCAGCCCAGCTCATTTGCAGCCTTACTTGatactactccttccgtcccatttttattgttcattttcgtttttcgtgtcgTTTTTTCAactcttatatctttcaatataatcttcaaaaatatgcaatatagatcttgtttgatagttattaattaaatttataatacaaaatttttaaaattatgaaaaatattgtaGATTGAGATATATAAACGTTGAACgacatgaaaaatgaaaatagacaTTATAAAAATGGGACTGAGTATCCATCTATATATACACCTGTACACACCTGTACGTAGTATCCAATCAGTGAAATCGTGCGGCCTTCATTTTAGggctttagagagagagagagagagagagtgtgtgtgtgtgtgcgcgtaaAGTAGTGAGAGGGTAGATGGCGGAGGAGAGCGGCGCCGCTACCGATTTCCCAGTGAAGAGGCAGAGGGAGGACGAAGAATTGAACAACCACCACAACCACAAACACAACGGTGTCGAAATGGAAGGAATCAACGACAATAATAGTATTAGCACCAACAAAGAGTCTGAATATATTTCATCTGTTATACCCGGTTGGTTTTCTGAGATCAGCCCAATGTGGCCAGGTGGGTTTCTGATCATTTACATTTATGTATCTTTTCTGGGTTCAGATTGTTTTTAAATTACTCtgattttggcaaaaaaagCAATAATTGAGCTTTAGATTTCGTATTAGTCTTTTCTTTCACTGTTGCATGTATTGGTATGGtggtggtgtttttttgggttcgACGGTTAGGGTGTCCGAGCCAGCTTACGCCCGCCTAAACTAATCCTGGTCCGGTCAGAGACTCAGAGGCATGCAATCCATGTCagggaattcacaagaaatcaCTTTCTTGGGGTTAGACCCCAAGAATCGAACCTGGTCAATTGTATCTTTTCTGGGTTCAGcttgtttttaaatttctctgattttggaacaaaaaaACTGAGCTTTAGATTGTGTAtcacccttttcttttctgttgcAATCTGCATGTACTAGTATGGTGTTGTCTGCTAATCATACGTAGATGTATCTTTTGTGGGCTGGGATTGTTCTTTGATGTCTCTGATTTtgatgaaaacgaaaaaaactGAGCTTTAAATGTTGtattacccttttcttttctttactgTTACATGTACCGGTATGGTGTTGTTTGTGTGAGAAGAAATATGCTTATTGATTTGTAGTAACAACTTTATAGTCACCTTAGTGTTGTGGAATGAAGGTTCTAAGTATCACAGCTAGTTGGACAGGAATTCTCTAGTCGTATTGCAATTGGTTTTGCAGTAGATGAGAATCAAAGTTAAACTAAGGAGATTTTCACTTAGATTGTGTTCACAACTTccagggccggctcataagttttggaggctaGAAGCAAACCTCTTGAATAGGCCTctctatatttttcatacaaaagttggtctacaaagagtttcataaaaaaaaccatgacaaaagatttaccattacaaaGCATAAGCATATAGttatcccaaaaaaatgcaaccattacaatatctcaaaattcatcctttgaaaattagtcttcccaattccattccattccattgAACCAAACATATCGTAACGGGTTATGGCCTATGGGAGTTGATAATCAGTGTATTCCACCGTTGCGCCTATttgtggctcctaaatttcaattgggcctattttgtgtaaagtaGACTTGgtgcaaaattatttttgggacatatatatataggggtccTAGAATTTTGGGGGCCCTCATTGTTAGCCTTTTTTGGGGCCCAAAGCACATGCTTCACTTGCCTATCCTCTAAGCCGGCCCTGACGTCTTCCCCTTTGAACAACCCTATTGGGGCATGTTCACCATTTGGTGTGTCAAATGACATTCCATGGTTCTCATACCTGGTCAGATACAATTGTCGCATCTAGTACTGGCCTGATCTTGCAATTTTTTGCTTGTTGCCATTGCCCTGACCAGTGAGTGATGTGTTTCTGGTAATTTTAGTTCATCCGCTAAATGCTAGTCAGGACTCAGGAGCTTAGTTATGGAAGCAGATGTGGCTATTATTCCTTAAACGTTGTTCTTGCGCACGTGGTTTGAAAAATGTAACTTGGACTTCCGTTGGCCATTCCATTTGTAGATTAGATATATGTTTTACATGCCCACTGTCATGATTCGTGTTAATACCGACttgtttttttccatttcataaGCTGGGTAGCTTGTTGCTCTGACTAATGTACAACTTGCAGAGCCATGTATTTTATACGGAGTATGTTGCTAATATGCAAATTGTGAAATTAGTTCTTATCGAAAATAATATATGaacatcttttattttttatgcctTTTAAATTCTTGATGCATATGTTTGTGCTGAAGTATTATTTCTTTTGTCCTTGTCTAGAAAAAGTTATTGTTAATTCTGTCTTCTCTTTATAACTTACTATCTCATCCATAAAgttaatttttggtgaattcAGGAGAAGCACATTCTTTGAAGGTGGAAAAGATCTTATTTCAAGGAAAATCTGAATACCAGAATGTTATGGTTTTCCAGGTACCTGATGTTCTGGAACCCAAAACATGTAGTTTGCCTCCGGTTTTTTCTTACTATGAGTGGTCTGTTTCTGATTTCTATGTTGCAGTCTTCAACCTATGGAAATGTTCTTGTTTTGGATGGTGTGATTCAACTCACAGAGAGGGATGAATGCGCATATCAAGAAATGATTGTACATCTCCCACTTTGCTCGATTCCCAATCCAAAGAAGGTCTGTTCAACGTATTAAAATTCATTGACGACCAGTATCATTTGGATGTAAAAATGTAGTTTTTGCACTGAATAGTTTCGATACTGGTACTTTTTTGGAGTTAAATGGCCCTTTTTTGTTTGGGTGTGTCTGGTGAATCTCGACTCTAGATTTAGGTTTTTATGGGGGTAAATCTAGGGTAATCGAGAAGTTgcacatagagagagaaaaagatgaaCCAAGGTGAATGTCTGAAAGGTATCTAAGCTTTGGTGTTTGTACGTAATGTAGTCCAGTCATTCCACTTGCCAGGACACGTGGCTACCCCCTAGACGGCCCCCCACGACAGGCGGCACGTGGACTGTTCTATCATATCTTCACAAACACTGTTCTCTGCCAGGGCCTCTTCAGCCGAAATATGCCTCGGTATCACAAGGTAGAATACTGCCCTCTGTACTCCTCCCCACAACCCGATAACCTCAAGCTTTGGCCTATGAGTAAGGTCCAAGCACCTGGAGGGAGGCTCGTTAAGTTAGGGCTAGTGTCCCCCTTGGGAAGAGTTCTCTCGCCTTAACATCCTCGGAGAGAGACCAAGACAGAAGATGCCAAGAACAGACATCAGTGCCCTTTTACCTGACACAATCACAATGCGGTGAACCGATCTGAGTCAGGTAGTGTAAACGCCTTAGCAACTCAGCGCGACACCTTCATATAGCCATGATCTGTGATCTCTCTAAGTATCAAAGATGCGCCAATGAACTATGAGTTCCAATACTTGTGCCATGGAACGGCCAGCAGCCGGCCATGAACAGACATCAGTGCCCTGTTACCTGTTACCTGACACGATCACAATGCGGTGAACCGATCTGAGTCGTGTAGTGTTAACGCCATAGCGACTCAGCGTGACACCTTCATACAGCCATGAACTGTGATCTCTCTAATCAAAGATGCACCAATGAACTATGAGTTCCAATACTTGTGCCATGGAACGGCCAGCAGCCGGCCATGAACAGACATCAGTGCCCTGTTACCTGTTACCTGACACGATCACAATGCGGTGAACCGATCTGAGTCGTGTAGTGTTAACGCCATAGCGACTCAGCGTGACACCTTCATACAGCCATGAACTGTGATCTCTCTAATCAAAGATGCACCAATGAACTATGAGTTCCAATACTTGTGCCATGGAACGGCCAGCAGCCGGCCATGAACAGACATCAGTGCCCTGTTACCTGTTACCTGACACGATCACAATGCGGTGAGCCGATCTGAGTCGTGTAGTGTTAACGCCATAGCGACTCAGCGTGACACCTTCATACAGCCATGAACTGTGATCTCTCTAATCAAAGATGCACCAATGAACTATGAGTTCCAATACTTGTGCCATGGAACGGCCAGCAGCCGGCCATGAACAGACATCAGTGCCCTGTTACCTGTTACCTGACACGATCACAATGCGGTGAACCAATCTGAGTCGTGTAGTGTTAACGCCATAGCGACTCAGCGTGACACCTTCATACAGCCATGAACTGTGATCTCTCTAATCAAAGATGCACCAATGAACTATGAGTTCCAATACTTGTGCCATGGAACGGCCAGCAGTGTGAGGATGCCACCTGTACTAAACAGAGTAGTCAACTAGCCATGCATATCCAAGGCTACAaccccaatattttattttgtttttgataagtGCAAGGCTACAACCTAATGCAAGATTTAGAAAAGAATAAATTCCAAAACATCTGGTAAGTTCACCTAGCGCCTACCATCTGCCAGTTAGCTCTCACTACATGCATCTACAATGGTTGACAGTGAAAGTGATCAATGGATTCCAATGTGACTAGCCATTCAAACTCCTACTTATTGTGGTTTTTGGCTACTCTAAAACTAGTTGAGTTGTGCAAATTTAGTTGCCAGTTGAGAACAGCATGAATTGAGCAAGGAAACTGGTTTAAAAAgatggggaaaaaaatcaagCCATATATGACAAgctattttagttttttaatctGTCTCTGAGAAAACTGCTAAACAAACAAAGTGAAATTAACATTAACTGTATATAGTTCTTCCCTTCTCTTCTATTTTGGTGCTCACAGATTGTTTCATATgtaggttttggttattggaggaggggatggcgGTGTCTTACGTGAAGTGTCTCGCCATTCTTCTGTTGAGCAGATAGATATTTGTGAAATTGATAAAATGGTCGTTGATGTGAGTGATAATGATTTGGTTAAGTTTCTGTTTATGTTTTCTGTTGTGTTCAGCTAGCGGTACATTCTTTTCCTACCAGATATGCATTGGATGTTAATCTCTTGCACCAAAGTCTTTGTTTGTATATGTCTTCTTTGGAGTCAAAGAATCAAACACGGATTTGCCTTCCAAATGAGAGCAGATGGTTGCTTTCATAGGTCCTATGATTTGAGTTCTGTTGGTCAATTTGGAAGAGAGAGGAAATTGATAACCTCATTATGTGATTCTATTCAGGTTTCTGAACAATTTTTCCCTCACGTCTCTATCGGATATAAGGATCCCCGTGTAACTCTACATATTGGTGATGGTATAGTCAGCTCTTTTTATTCTCCACTTCTCAACCTCTTCATCCTTTCTGCTTTAAATTGATGCCTTCACTGGttttatatctctctctctgcaggCGTTGCTTTTTTGAAAGCTGTTCATGAAGGAACTTATGATGCAATTATAGTAGACTCTTCTGATCCAATAGGTGATTGCATTGTTGCAGTCAATTGCTTCATTTCTTATATTTCATCAGAAGCATGACCTATTGCTTTCTTAGGTATGTTCATCAGAAACCTCTTTCCGTTTTAAGACCTAAGTCCCTTGTTTTATCTTTGATCAGGTCCTGCACAGGAACTTTTTGAAAAGCCATTTTTTGAGTCAGTAGCAAAGGCTCTTCGTCCTGGAGGGGTTATTTGTACTCAAGCAGAAAGCATATGGCTTCACATGCACATAATCGAAGATATTGTTGCAAATTGCCGCCAGATATTCAAAGGCTCTGTCAACTATGCATGGACCTCAGTTCCTACATACCCAAGGTATGTCATATTAAGGACCCCCTTTTCTGATTGTGTTATTTCTACGTCTGCGTATTTGTTTTGTGGGAGCTTCCATCGTTTAAACTCGAGATGGTAGGGTGAAATTCTGTTGTTTTCTTTAATCGGTTTTGCTGAGCACAGCCATTGCAGATAGTACTGGTATAGTACCAAAGAAGTTAAGACTTTCAACAACTTTCATGGAGTCAATACACATTCACGGATTTTAGTACACTTTTTACAGATTCCAATGCACTTTTTACACATTATCCCCTGCCCTTAGGGAGGGTTGGTAGCATGTTCCTTCTTTCTGTTTATAGTTGACGCTTTGCTCTTGTTAATGGAGGAAATTTGTGTATCTCAATGCTATTGGCTTCTTTAATTCCAGTGGGGTGATTGGTTTCATGCTTTGCTCTACCGAGGGGCCGCCCGTGGATTTCAAGCATCCAATCAACCCAATAGAGGGTGATGATAGCCATTGCAAATCAAACGGGCCCTTGAAATTCTACAACAAAGAGGTGTGGTTCTGTCTTTTCTGGTGTATTTCTCCACGCTCAAACATTTTGCCCTCAACTTATGCAGGGTTTGTTCTGTTTCTTTAACAGATGCATGCAGCAGCTTTCTGTTTGCCGTCTTTTGCCAAAAAGGTGATCGAATCGAAAGCTATATGAGCAATTTCTTTTTGAGGCATTCAAGGAGCGAGATGTAGCTATCGGAGGGTTCCCTTCATCCTCAGTGAGGTTTCAAATTTGATGCCCTGAGTGTGCACCATTGTCTAATTGGATAGAGTTTTATGATATTTGCCAGCATAGGGATGAATGTGTTTTTCTTGAGAAGATTACTCTGGTTCTTAGCATCCATTTGCAGTTGACAATAATGACCAGAGTTCACGATTTCAGTAGATGGCACCTATGTGAGGTCACTGGAAcaagaagattttttttcatcttttttatCAGTACATGAACCCTAATGATATTGCATCATTGACAAAAATATCGAATTATAAAGTACAAATATGTTGAGTAAGACTTCCAAATGGGAGAAGGAGGCCTGCATGcagccaagaggcctttggcctAACTTTATCAGGTGTGCACTTAGTGTCAGAAAAAAGGAGGTTAGGGGTTTAGCACTTCTTTCAAGgcgctaatctaactattctaagccaatataaaatatatgaaaaaaaaaagagaggcctCCATGCAAGGAGAAGAAAGCAAACCATAAACCTCCACGTAAGGAGGACTGGCAGGACTTAAAGCCTCCTCCATGGAGGAGGTA encodes:
- the LOC131310288 gene encoding spermidine synthase 1 — its product is MAEESGAATDFPVKRQREDEELNNHHNHKHNGVEMEGINDNNSISTNKESEYISSVIPGWFSEISPMWPGEAHSLKVEKILFQGKSEYQNVMVFQSSTYGNVLVLDGVIQLTERDECAYQEMIVHLPLCSIPNPKKVLVIGGGDGGVLREVSRHSSVEQIDICEIDKMVVDVSEQFFPHVSIGYKDPRVTLHIGDGVAFLKAVHEGTYDAIIVDSSDPIGPAQELFEKPFFESVAKALRPGGVICTQAESIWLHMHIIEDIVANCRQIFKGSVNYAWTSVPTYPSGVIGFMLCSTEGPPVDFKHPINPIEGDDSHCKSNGPLKFYNKEMHAAAFCLPSFAKKVIESKAI